A DNA window from Paraclostridium bifermentans contains the following coding sequences:
- a CDS encoding amino acid permease, translated as MSDQNRNLTWQNIALMGFVMVWGFGNVVNNFANQGLTVVFSWIFMIALYFVPYTLMVGELGSAFKDSQGGVSAWISSTTTPMLAFMAGWTYWVVHVPYLAQKPQALLIALSWAVSPSGELATTLKELNPLILQGMVLVVFLIFLYISTKGVKVLKVIGNVAGMSMFVMSLLYIVLGLAAPAITGHVATPDITPKSFIPKFDFAYLTTLSMLVFAVGGCEKIAPYVNNTKNPSKNFPKGMLVLAGMVAVCALLGSIAMGMMFNANAIPEDLMMNGQYYAFQLLGEHYGLGSLFVIVYALANTAAQLSALVFSIDAPLRVLLGEADSRFIPKKLSKTNKNGVLVNGYIMTAVLVSILIVIPALGIGNTNELFNWLLKLNSVVMPMRYLWVFLAYMGLKKMSSKFKTEYKFIKSDKLGFIVGAWCFGFTAFACIMGMFPTDVPAFSKEWIFRVSLNVITPIVLMGIGLILPIIAKKTNGSENASN; from the coding sequence ATGTCTGATCAAAATAGAAATTTAACGTGGCAAAATATTGCTTTAATGGGATTTGTTATGGTATGGGGATTTGGAAATGTTGTTAATAACTTTGCAAATCAAGGACTTACTGTAGTATTCTCATGGATATTCATGATAGCTTTATACTTTGTACCATATACATTAATGGTTGGGGAACTAGGGTCTGCATTTAAAGATTCTCAAGGTGGAGTTTCAGCTTGGATAAGTTCAACTACAACACCAATGCTTGCATTTATGGCAGGATGGACTTATTGGGTTGTTCATGTACCTTATTTAGCACAAAAGCCACAAGCATTATTAATAGCACTTTCTTGGGCAGTTAGTCCATCAGGAGAACTTGCTACAACATTAAAGGAATTAAACCCTTTAATATTACAAGGAATGGTACTTGTTGTATTTTTAATATTTTTATATATTTCAACAAAGGGAGTAAAAGTATTAAAGGTTATAGGTAACGTAGCAGGTATGTCAATGTTTGTTATGTCTTTATTATACATAGTATTAGGATTAGCAGCTCCAGCTATAACTGGACATGTTGCAACACCTGATATAACGCCTAAGTCATTTATTCCTAAATTTGACTTTGCATACTTAACAACTTTATCAATGTTAGTATTTGCTGTTGGAGGATGCGAGAAGATAGCTCCATACGTAAACAATACTAAAAACCCATCTAAAAACTTCCCTAAAGGAATGTTAGTTTTAGCTGGAATGGTTGCTGTATGTGCACTTTTAGGATCAATAGCTATGGGTATGATGTTCAATGCTAACGCTATACCAGAAGACTTAATGATGAATGGTCAATACTATGCATTCCAATTATTAGGAGAACATTATGGATTAGGTAGTTTATTTGTTATAGTTTATGCATTAGCAAATACTGCAGCACAATTATCAGCTTTAGTATTCTCAATAGATGCTCCGCTTAGAGTATTATTAGGAGAAGCTGACTCTAGATTTATACCTAAGAAATTATCTAAAACAAATAAAAATGGTGTTTTAGTTAATGGATATATAATGACAGCTGTATTAGTTTCTATATTAATAGTAATTCCAGCATTAGGAATAGGTAACACTAATGAGTTATTTAACTGGTTGTTAAAATTAAACTCAGTTGTAATGCCAATGAGATACTTATGGGTATTCCTAGCTTACATGGGTCTTAAGAAGATGAGTAGTAAATTTAAAACTGAATACAAGTTTATAAAGAGTGATAAATTAGGTTTCATAGTTGGAGCTTGGTGTTTTGGATTTACAGCATTTGCTTGTATAATGGGTATGTTCCCAACTGATGTTCCTGCATTTAGTAAAGAATGGATATTTAGAGTTTCTTTAAATGTTATAACACCTATAGTGTTAATGGGAATAGGATTAATATTACCTATTATAGCTAAGAAAACTAATGGAAGTGAAAATGCATCTAACTAA
- the fdhF gene encoding formate dehydrogenase subunit alpha — protein MEKKVLTVCPYCGAGCQLYLVVKDNEIVRAEPANGRTNEGNLCLKGYYGWDFLNDPKILTSRLKKPMIRKNGKLEEVEWKEAIDYTASRLNEIREKYGPDAIMGTGSARGPGNEANYVMQKFMRAAIGTNNIDHCARVUHAPSVAGLAYSLGNGAMSNSIPEIENSDLLFIFGYNGADSHPIVARRIIRAKEKGAKLIVTDPRVTESVRISDMWLPIKGGTNMILVNAFANVLIEENLYNKEYVEKYTEGFEEYKEMVKKYTPEYAEKMTNVPAEDIRKAMREYANAKNATILYGMGVCQFGQAVDVVKGLASLALLTGNFGRESVGIGPVRGQNNVQGTCDMGTLPNLFPGYQKVTDDKVRKKFEKAWGVKLSSKPGITLTEVPHLTLKDNKVKAYYIFGEDPVQSDPHASEVRETLDAMEFVVVQDIFMNKTALHADVVLPATSWGEHDGVYSSADRGFQRMRKAVEPKGDVKPDWQIMCEISTAMGYPMSYNNTKEIWDEMISLSPLFAGASYEKIEKQGSVLWPCTDEDHKGTPYLYEGNKFETESGKGKLFACEWRPPKEIPDEEYPLVLCTVREVGHYSVRTMTGNCRALRALEDEPGYIQLSIEDASKLGIKDKELVRVSSRRGSILTRALVTDRVIKGATYMTYSWWIGSCNELTIDNLDPISKTPEYKYCAIKVESIKDQDSAEQYIKDEYEKIRKQMLIEK, from the coding sequence TTGGAAAAAAAAGTTTTAACTGTATGTCCATATTGTGGGGCAGGGTGTCAGCTTTATTTAGTTGTTAAAGACAATGAAATAGTTAGAGCAGAACCTGCAAATGGAAGAACTAATGAAGGAAACTTATGCCTAAAAGGATATTATGGATGGGATTTTCTAAATGACCCCAAAATTCTAACATCAAGATTAAAAAAGCCTATGATAAGAAAAAATGGGAAGTTAGAAGAAGTTGAATGGAAAGAAGCTATAGATTATACAGCATCTAGATTAAATGAAATAAGAGAAAAATATGGTCCAGATGCAATAATGGGAACTGGTTCTGCAAGAGGACCTGGGAATGAAGCAAACTATGTAATGCAAAAATTTATGAGAGCGGCAATAGGAACTAATAATATAGACCATTGCGCCCGTGTTTGACATGCGCCATCAGTAGCCGGTCTGGCTTACTCATTAGGAAATGGGGCTATGTCTAACTCTATACCAGAGATAGAGAACTCAGATTTATTATTTATATTTGGATATAATGGAGCAGATTCACACCCTATAGTTGCTAGAAGAATTATTAGGGCAAAAGAAAAGGGTGCTAAGTTAATTGTTACAGATCCAAGGGTAACAGAATCTGTAAGAATTTCAGATATGTGGTTACCTATAAAAGGTGGAACTAATATGATTTTAGTCAATGCATTTGCTAATGTATTGATAGAAGAAAATCTTTATAATAAAGAATATGTTGAAAAATACACTGAAGGATTCGAAGAATACAAAGAAATGGTTAAAAAGTATACTCCAGAGTATGCTGAAAAAATGACAAACGTACCAGCAGAAGATATAAGAAAAGCAATGAGAGAATATGCAAATGCTAAAAATGCTACGATTTTATATGGAATGGGTGTATGTCAGTTTGGTCAAGCTGTGGATGTTGTAAAAGGGCTTGCATCATTAGCTCTTTTAACTGGAAACTTTGGAAGAGAAAGTGTTGGAATAGGACCTGTACGTGGACAAAATAATGTTCAGGGAACATGTGATATGGGAACTTTACCTAACTTATTCCCAGGGTATCAAAAGGTAACAGATGACAAAGTAAGAAAGAAATTTGAAAAAGCTTGGGGAGTTAAACTTTCTTCTAAACCAGGTATTACATTAACTGAAGTACCTCATTTAACATTAAAGGATAACAAAGTAAAAGCTTATTATATATTTGGAGAAGATCCAGTACAAAGTGATCCACACGCAAGTGAGGTAAGAGAAACTTTAGATGCTATGGAATTTGTAGTAGTTCAAGATATATTTATGAATAAAACAGCTCTACATGCAGATGTAGTACTTCCTGCAACTTCATGGGGTGAACATGATGGAGTATATTCATCTGCAGATAGAGGATTCCAAAGAATGAGAAAAGCAGTAGAACCTAAAGGTGATGTAAAACCGGACTGGCAAATTATGTGTGAAATATCTACAGCTATGGGCTATCCTATGAGTTATAATAACACTAAGGAAATATGGGATGAAATGATATCATTATCACCATTATTCGCTGGAGCATCGTATGAAAAAATAGAAAAGCAAGGAAGTGTTTTATGGCCGTGCACAGATGAAGATCATAAAGGTACACCTTACTTATATGAAGGAAATAAATTTGAAACTGAAAGTGGAAAAGGAAAACTATTCGCATGTGAATGGAGACCTCCTAAAGAAATTCCTGATGAAGAGTATCCTCTTGTATTATGTACAGTTAGAGAGGTAGGACATTATTCAGTAAGAACAATGACAGGAAACTGTAGAGCACTTAGAGCTTTAGAGGATGAGCCAGGATACATACAATTAAGCATAGAAGATGCTTCAAAGCTAGGAATTAAGGACAAAGAATTAGTTAGAGTAAGTTCAAGAAGAGGAAGTATATTAACTAGAGCCTTAGTAACAGATAGAGTTATAAAAGGTGCTACATATATGACTTACAGCTGGTGGATTGGATCTTGTAATGAGTTGACTATAGATAACTTAGATCCAATATCTAAAACTCCAGAATATAAATACTGTGCAATAAAAGTAGAAAGTATAAAAGACCAAGATTCAGCAGAGCAATATATAAAAGATGAATATGAAAAAATAAGAAAACAAATGTTAATTGAAAAATAG
- a CDS encoding ABC transporter substrate-binding protein, translated as MVLRKKLALIFALSSVGALSLVGCSSTDSNQGSSKSIDPYAVLANENARKAIVMSIDRSEITDVLLNNGSEPVSFITPKELAFTKDGKDYRDIVGDMGYKSNDEEAKKAWAKAKEELGFDTVTLELLSYEGESGRKTAEFIQSELNSNLEGLNLEIKQQPLKQKLDLASKGDYHIDLNGWSADYPDPLTFLEIFTTQGMYGQRLSYSNPDYDKLIEEAKVAETPEESFEKFGEAEKIFLDSANAAPLYQQGTSFLQKSCVKDVVRYTYGSPASYKWADVDKESKQLNLTLAGDIPTLDVSKASDMDSFYMITNTMEGLTRVDASGVATPAMSESWEQSDDGKTWTFKIRKDAKWSNGDLVTARDFEYSWKRTLQPETASQYGYVMYDIEGASDYNSGKSENADNVGVKAVDDYTLEVKLNRRVNYFDQLMSFCVFFPQNQKFVEAQDGKNGTTAENSVYNGPFTMSTWKMDDLCVLSKNQNYWDKNAVKLDTVNLKVVKDPNAAINLYETDQIDVVGLSSENVDKYKDSKEFMTTKKAETFFLLINNKGSK; from the coding sequence ATGGTACTAAGAAAAAAATTAGCTTTAATATTTGCACTCTCGTCAGTTGGAGCATTGTCTTTAGTCGGTTGTTCTAGTACAGATTCAAATCAAGGTTCTTCAAAATCTATAGACCCTTATGCAGTGCTTGCAAATGAAAATGCTCGAAAGGCCATAGTCATGTCAATAGACAGATCTGAAATTACCGATGTGCTATTAAACAATGGTTCTGAACCAGTTTCATTTATTACACCTAAGGAGTTAGCATTTACGAAAGATGGAAAAGATTATAGAGATATAGTAGGAGATATGGGATATAAATCAAATGATGAAGAAGCTAAAAAAGCTTGGGCTAAAGCTAAAGAAGAGTTAGGGTTTGATACTGTTACACTTGAATTACTATCTTATGAAGGTGAATCTGGAAGGAAAACAGCTGAATTTATACAATCAGAACTTAATTCTAATTTAGAAGGTCTAAATTTAGAAATTAAGCAGCAACCTTTAAAGCAAAAACTAGATTTAGCATCTAAAGGAGATTATCATATAGATTTAAATGGTTGGTCTGCTGATTATCCAGATCCTCTAACATTTTTAGAAATTTTTACAACGCAAGGTATGTATGGACAAAGATTATCTTATTCTAATCCTGATTACGATAAATTAATTGAAGAAGCAAAGGTAGCTGAAACACCTGAGGAAAGTTTTGAAAAATTTGGAGAAGCTGAAAAAATATTCTTAGATTCTGCCAATGCTGCCCCGCTTTATCAACAAGGGACATCATTCTTACAAAAAAGTTGTGTTAAAGATGTAGTTAGATATACTTATGGTTCTCCAGCTTCATATAAATGGGCTGATGTAGATAAAGAATCCAAACAATTAAATTTAACTTTAGCTGGAGATATTCCTACGCTTGATGTTAGTAAAGCATCAGATATGGACTCATTTTATATGATAACAAATACTATGGAAGGTCTAACAAGAGTAGATGCAAGCGGAGTTGCAACTCCTGCTATGTCAGAAAGCTGGGAACAATCAGATGATGGGAAGACATGGACGTTTAAAATTAGAAAAGATGCTAAATGGTCAAATGGTGACCTCGTTACAGCTCGTGATTTTGAATACTCTTGGAAAAGAACTTTACAACCTGAAACTGCATCACAATATGGATACGTTATGTATGATATAGAAGGTGCTAGTGATTATAATAGTGGTAAATCTGAAAATGCTGATAATGTTGGAGTAAAGGCAGTAGATGATTATACTTTAGAAGTTAAATTAAATAGACGTGTTAACTATTTTGACCAACTTATGTCTTTCTGTGTATTCTTCCCTCAAAACCAAAAATTTGTAGAAGCTCAAGATGGTAAAAATGGTACTACAGCTGAAAACTCTGTATATAACGGACCTTTTACTATGTCAACTTGGAAAATGGATGATTTATGTGTTTTAAGTAAAAATCAAAATTATTGGGATAAAAATGCTGTAAAATTAGATACAGTCAATCTTAAAGTTGTTAAAGACCCTAATGCAGCTATAAATTTATATGAAACTGATCAAATAGATGTAGTTGGTTTATCTTCTGAAAATGTTGATAAATATAAAGATTCTAAAGAATTTATGACAACTAAAAAAGCCGAAACATTCTTCTTATTAATTAACAATAAAGGTTCTAAATAA